The region TGAACAAAGGGAAATTAGACAAATGAAGCCAGagatttaaaatggctgctgtattttaaacaaagCACGTGCCAGTATGTTGTAAAAAGGGGTATTTCATATCCCCCATTTTGACCAGGAAAACGATGAAAGGGCACAAATGCACCAGGgctgccctgttcctggagacctacgGTCTTggaagttttcatttaaacactaACTTGGCTTGCCTGACTCTATGAGGATCTATGCAGTACTGTATataactgttgaatgaggtgtgctttgttagggttagaatgaaaacctacagaatggtagatctccaggatcaggtTTGGGTACCCTAGAACTACACTGAAAGTTCAGCTTTAAAAAGTCATGCACATTTAAAGTGTTGCTTAATCATGACTTAACAGTTCATCTTTAATGTTTCAATtataattgattgattaagcTGTGATGCTtttgaattgggggggggggggtattttatgtgaaaatacTTTATGCAAACAGTAAGGGAATGGCACTGAACAATACGAGGTTTAGTATTCGTGGAGAGGCCCCTGAAATGACAACATCCCAGCCGGCATGAGGTTAATGGACTCCCTGGATTTCAGAAGATAGATAGGGATCCGTTGGTATCACTGAGAATAATTTTGTCCACTggcacacaaaagcacagacacacaaacacacagactcactgacacacacacacacacacacacacagacacacaagccaCTCTACAGTTCAACTGTTACATGACATATGTTACATTATTCTTTCTTTGAAACTTGACAAAGTTGCCTTCTGTCATCAAGGCAACcaaaaaatatgtgtatttagAAAAAGTCTTGTAATAAATTAATGCTGCAATTATGAAAGATTATGTTGTTTAGCACCTGGATAAGATAATTATCACAATTTTTAGTAATGTAGTAAATATaacaatacaaacatacaatatacaatggtTTAATAGTCAAACCATCAAGTATTTAAGTTAGATCAAACGTATGTGAATAcaacattgtagtttttttttacatgtatcaGTACTGTCTTAATCCTGATTTCATATCAGTAAAAACTTTCACAGTAGGAACATGTGGATACAGAAAACATCAATCATTGGCAAAATGGTTTAAtagatttttcactttttttcaaaataaagctGATTCACATCACCACAACTTGGTGGTAAAGTGTATGGCAAAGTTTATAAGTAAACATTCTCACTGACATTTTCTTCCTGATcggtgaaataataataataaaaggctTCTTTGAATACTACCAAAGAAAAAGTAGAAAGCATTGCAATATGTTTTATCCTCTTTGAAACATTCatcttaaattataaaaaacaaatattgtcatgaaaaaaaccatagagaaagaaaagctacaactcattaaaaaaagaaggaagtaGGCACGCAGTGATAattcaggaaaaacaaaaaataaagcccATAAAACACATTCCCACCCATTTTGAAAACCTCAAGATTCACATATGGAAACATAgagaaaaatactgtaaataacaaGGCGTTTCACAGGTTCACTTCTGCCAAGTTGTTATTTGTTACTGCAGGTGAGGGCTTGCTCTTTAGGCCTTCCGTCCCATATTTGGAGGTGTCCACAAACAGCATACGAGGGGTGCATAGTGCTAAAAGGATTCGTTTATATTCCTTACGGAAGTTTTGGTTGAGCAGCCCGTAGATTACAGCATTGAGGCAACTGTTGAAGTAAGCCATGAAGTAGCTTGTGACAAAGAGCCACTCAGGGATGTTCGGAGCCACCTTCGCGGGGTTGATGGCCACAGCTAAGCCAATAAAATTCAATGGGCCCCAGCACACAGCGAACAACACAAAGACCACAAACATGGTCAGGAAATTCCTTAAGTCGCTGGGCTTTATTTTCTGCTTGTTATCAGGTTTGACCCGATGCTTTACCTGGATGACCAAAACCCAAATCCTTAGGTAGCAAAAGGAGACAACCGAGAGAGGTACGAGGAAGTGGATCACCACCACTGAGATGGTGTAATAGGAACTGACAGTCTGGGCGAAAGTGCATGAGAAGATGCGAGGGTCATACTGTAGGGAGCCCACAAAAAAGTTTGGCACAGTGGCAAGGGTGGTGAGAAGCCAAGTCAGACACAAGTAGCAGCAGGTATTCTTGATGCTGTAGAGCCGGTCGTACTGCAGGCTGTGGCAGATGTAGCAGTAACGGTTGATGGCAATGGCGGTGATATTAAAGATGGACCCGATAACACTGAGGCCCATGATGAAGCCGCTTACTTGGCAATGCATGTCCCCCATGGTCCAGTCATTGTGGAAAATTGCCATGAGGGCCAGGGGGTAGGGGTACACTGCTACCACAATGTCTGCCACAGACAAACTTACCACAAAAATATTCCctgtaagtgagagagagagagagagattagtaCAGTGCAACTGGGAGAGATGCAAATGCACCACTAAAATCATCATACTTGATGCCCAAAGTAATGAGAACACATAATCACATCATTATCATAATTCTACCTGATTAAAAGGCTTTGAACAATTATGCCATACATTTTGAAGCTTTACATAATGCTAGATATGTTTAATACCAAGGTCTGCAAGGTTCAGTGCTCAGAAGGCCCCCTATACCTGGATAAATATGTGCTTCCTATCATACTAAAGAGTCTCTGTTGGTATTTCCAGCCCAGACAGGCACATGCCACGTGTCAAGGCACTAACTTAAAAGGAGAATTGATTATCAAGTATTGTATGGAATGTCAGCATGCTCCACTTGAAAATGGAGGGTGCAGGAAATGGTTGCCTGCTGTTTTACTGAATTTGTTTTACTGAATTTTACATTACTGGATCTTTATTTGACTTTAAAAATTCAGTATGGTTTCCTGTCAGTTAGACAGTCTCTTGGTTCAGTACAAAATATTCCTGCACCCCAGTGAGCCCAGTGAAACAATATTAGTTTGCACTGTAGTTAAATCATCTCCTTCATATCAGGTGCTTGTTGAAATTGGATGTACTGAAGTTGGTGTAGTGTAAAATTGGGCTGGGTAAGCATTTCATTATGTGGGTCAGATATGTTTTATTGAGTAATGAGGTGCCATTTTATTGAATAGATGATTTACTGGCATAATACCATCTGATATTATAGTACAATAGCCCATAAAGCTATATATCCAGCGAAAATAACTGGTCTATGAAACCTTACCTGCCCTGTTTTCTAAATTTAATTCTGAAGATCTGGAGCACATCAATTTCCATTAAAGCCATAAGTACTGCCTTCATCCCAGCACAATAGGTTATAACTCAGAAAGGTAAGGTATTATCTCCAGGTTTGAGCGCTACCAGTAATTAGGTAAGAAATCTTCAAAAGTCTTGAATACATCTAAGAAGCATTTGCAAGttagtgaaacaaaaaaatgcagatattttaatatcttgttattttccccaaattacaaaatatttgctTGTGTGCTTGGCAGTATAGCTGTCTATTCCATGGAGTTCTAGTAGTCTGTTTTGCAGGGAAAGCATCTGTGTTTTGAATTTAAGCAAACTCACATCTTGAGTTTCAGTACTGTTAGGATCCAACTGTGTGCAACAAATGGTACAATTAGATGTGTGATTTTTCAGAATGCCAGACCATGCTCTATACCTGTCAGCATTAGGATACGGTTTTCAAAGTATTTCAAATTCAACagataaaagttatttttttaatccaaagcaAGAACAGTGGCATATTGCGTAGTTACTGTTGTTGCCAGATTggtaaatgtaatatattttccaatAAGAGGTCATTTGATAAATTAACAGCTCTTTCTAATGCCATGATTGCATTAGCATAGCGACCTCTACATCTGACCGTGATTAGCACATTTACATGATTACCAATGCTCACAGTCACTTCTCACCTCTACAGAGGAAtacatacaacaacaaaaaacaccagTATGCTAACTTGAACTCAAACCCGCAATCCTCAGGTTCAGAGTCCAGTGCATGATCCAGCATTCCTCACACTTACGGCTCACAAGAAACCTCAGACACCTTATTTTAACGTTTTCTTAACTGAAACCTCTCAAACCCATCACAGCATCTTTATGGACACTTTGACTGCATGTGAGATCAATGAAAGTGTAAGAAGAGGAGCTAATGTCGTCAATGATCATTTGCAATATACTTTTGTACCCACATTCAACTGAAACTCCAATTATTTGGCTGTTTTGGTGAATTACCTTGACTATGTCAATTGATCTTCATGTTCAAAAGCAGCCAGTTGAAACTGACTAAGCTGAAGACAGAAGTGTGCTTGTACTTTGTTACATTCACCTGCCTTATTCACTAGGGCAGGTGAATATGAATATTCTACttagaaaatacaatttttcacTTAGATAGATCTATACAGTAATTTATACAGTTATAAAGAAACATGCAATCAACTCTGAAAATGATCTGAAACACATTAATTTAAGTCATCAAGATCTCAACACTCAGACTCTCATGTGGAAACTGAATGGACATGCACAAACAGCCATACCAGAAAGTGCAATTAACAGAATCGATGACACTGCCAAAATGTTCTATTAACCTGCATTAATGTATGCCTTAGTTAACACAAAAGAATGCAAACCTGTTCACGCTCTGGTGAGTCATCCAAAAAATCATTAACAGATggttttcttaatatttttttctgaataatagAACAGCCACAGAGCTGTGTAAAAAATATGCGCTGTTAAACAACCAGTCTCAAACAAGCCACTTATTGTGAATGACTCAATAAAACACTTTCACTCAGGGCACACCTATAATAAGCAGTATAGGGGTAACCCTAGAATCTGGACAATCATTTCTTCTCCAATTTAGTGGCATGAGTCAGACATGCAGGGTGTTTATATACAACATCCAAAGAACccaccccttcctcaccaccaaCTTTACACAGCTCATAATCCGTGTCCTGGTACTCTCATGCCTGGATAACTGCAATTCCATTACTGCCACTCTTCCTACCTGTGCCACTATACCCCAGAACCTaatacagaatgcagctgcaTGACTTGTCTACAATCTTTCCAAGCACACTTGTGGCACACCTCTCCTAATCTCACTTCAATGGCTGCCTGATACTGTGCACACCAAGTCGAAGAGCTTGGGACTATCCTACAGTGCAGTTAATGGCTAATGGAGCTTTGCCACACTTCTAATCAATATTCACCCTCTAAACCCTCTCTGCTCCACAACCTTGGGGTGACTTTCCATCTCTATCCTTTGTCGTTGCTCCTCCCAGTCATGTTGCCTGTCTGGACTGACCCCCCCAGTAGTGGAAGAGTAAGGTGGTTTATagaagtgtgccccttatcttatcttatttcAGACACAAACTAGGACccctaacacacatacagactagCACTCcttaacacacatacattttgaaCATagaggtttgttttttgtaaaggaACGGTGGTGCATTAGTTACTACTGCTGCCTTTAAATACAGAGGTTCTGGGTTTAAGTGCAGGCCCAGATCCTctctgtgtgcccccccccccccccccccccgttttctCTGGGCGCTCCAAGGACATGTATCCCTGGgtctacagatgaaaattaacCTCCATGGCCAACTCTGGCACATGTacagaaatgttattaatgtgcattgaCCCTGTCAgataaacgaataaataaaataagtgtttCAATGGTGTTGCCTCTCTACTCATGCTCTGGAAATGTAGTTAGTCAGGTATGGTACTATCGCTCATATAAATCAAAGGAATGCAATGTTCACCTGTATTGTATActccatttgtgaaataaatgtaatgcgaTTTAATATTTGGTCTTGGGTAAAGTCATAACTAAACCTGTTCTAATAACATATGGTGTGCCTCAAGGTTATGTGCTTGGTTCAGTCCTTTTTCCCATTTACAAGCTTCTCCTTAGCTACCTCAATAAAATCCATTGTGTTCAGTTTTAGTGAATCCACAGTTCGGCATTAAGACCAAACCCAACTCCACCAGTGTCCTGAGACAAAATAAATGCCTACCTGTAGGAGCAAGAAAAGGTCAGCTTTGAATTATCCTGCAGATTGACTGCcacattataaatatgtaaccaACTTTGGTCATTAAGCCCTCCATCACTTTCATACAGCACATTAACtgtataaaaaagtaattttgacACCTCAGTGTCAGCACAGCTTCTCCATGTTCTTGTTTCCTTCAGACTGGATAATTGCAATGGGCTTCTTATAAGGAGACTGCAGGTTATCCAGGATGGTGTGCCTCCCTCACCCCTGCCCTGTTCTTACGGGACTGGCATCCTGTCTACTCAGAATTGTCTTTAATTCTACTTACAGTATGGTTTTCAAGACCCTCAGTGGTGACAGGCCCGTCTATCTGAGtgagctcctctctccccaggcgTCTACATATGTGCTATGGTCAAAGAGCTGTAGGCTGACAATACACTTGTGCCCCACGGTTGATTGGGCTTTCAGCTCTATTGCACTCTGTGATCTGCCCGAAGATCTTTTCACCCAATCCCATGGCACTCTTCAGAATCGGACCAGAAACACTGGATCTTGATGCCACGTCAGTGGCAAGATGTCAGTACATGCTTTCTAGCATCTCTccaactaaaatgtataaaaatgccatttaatggtattttaacattttttattttaatggatagtattatttttgtatgtagAACACAActggacaaagaaataaatgtcaagctcattataaaatttccaaaaataaGATACTTTAGACTGCTCAATAATGTAGGTGTGAACTAATACATATAGGAAGCTTTCGTACACATATAAGAATTAGGATGAGATGCTTTCtacattttcattgtaatttcacagtgccatatttatttatagtaaCAAAATAATCCATTCTGAATGCCCAAACCTGAATTTGAACATTGTTTAAAGAAAAGCTCAGGGTTTATTGTGATCTTTAACCTCTACATAGACCAACAACAGATGCTGGCTATGTGAAAACTCCAAGTATATATACAATTACAATGGGAGGTACAGGCTTCCCTTAAATAGCTCCTATGTATGGTACAATCTCCCTATGCATGTTCGGGCTTCAGAcgcactctctctgtctctgtgaagCATAGGCTCAGAACTTACCTCTTTAGTCAATCCTATGGTAAGCCAAACCTATGGTCATATATCCTGATAAATTATCATTTAGTTCAGGAAgctatgtgcgtatgtgtggaCTGCTGAGCAGGCCGGGGCATCCTAGTAGTGCTGCCCCTCAAGCCAGCAGGGCCAGATGTCCACTTATCATCCTAGCCCAGCTCATTGTTCTGGGCTATGGTACAGAGGGAGGAAGGTAGCTGAGCCTAGTCCATAAATGCATGGTCTGATTTATACTGCAGGGTAAGAACATAAATTGAAATCAGGCTGGGGCTCCACTAGGAGGACTCTTAGTAGTGGCTGTCTAAGCCATTATAGGTTAGACACTGGCAGCTGAGGATTGTATAGTAGCTGAATGGAGCTTCTGTATGCGTTTATCCTAGTTTTTTGGCACAGAGACTACATTTACTCAGTGTGTTGATAAATCTCTTCTGTTTCATTTTCCCTGGAACTCTTGCCCCTCCCTCGCCCGGACAGCTCCAACCTTGTTTCCTCACCCTAAGTTCACGGATCACTCCAGCCTTGTTTCCTCACCCTAAGTTCACGGATCACTCCAGCCTTGTTCCTCACCCTGAGTTCACAGATCACTCCAGCCTTATTCCTCACCATGAGTTCACAAACCATTCCAGCCTTGTTTCCTCACCCTGAGTTCACAAACCACTCCAGCCTTGTTTCCTCACCCTGGGTTCACTGAAGCACTCCAGCCTTGTTTCCTCACCCTGGGTTCACTGAAACACTCCAGCCTTATTCCTCACCATGAGTTCACAAACCACTCCAGCCTTGTTTCCTCACCCTGGGTTCACTGAAACACTCCAGCCTTGTTCTTCACCTAGAGTTCACGGACCACTCCAGCCTTGTTTCCTCGCCCTGAGTTCACGGagcgctccagccctgtcccttgCTGAGTGGTCACGGTCTGCTGTAGTCCTGTTCCTCCCCCGCTTCACGCCCACGCCTCGACGCAGGCAGGATGCTCCAGATGTATCACCCTGTCCCCTGGAGTTCCCCTTCATGCTCCCATTCTCCCTGTTGCTACTCACATTGCTATAGGTCATTTGCTCACCATAGTCAGaaggaacaaataaataataaagacaatcTAATTAAAATCACCCCCCTACACATCCAGCACAGGCATCACAGCAAACAGCTAAAACTTAGTATGGCACTTTTTAACATCAGCTCACttacaaatgaatattttttattataaatgatcTTATCTGTGACAATAAACTAGACTCTATACTCAGAAACCTGGTGAGGGACCAATGGTCAGGCTATTCTTATTGAAGCCTATCCTGCTAATTCATTTGCTCACCATAGTCAGaaggaacaaataaataataaagacaatcTAATTAAAATCACCCCCCTACACATCCAGCACAGGCATCACAGCAAACAGCTAAAACTTAGTATGGCACTTTTTAACATCAGCTCACttacaaatgaatattttttattataaatgatcTTATCTGTGACAATAAACTAGACTCTATACTCAGAAACCTGGTGAGGGACCAATGGTCAGGCTATTCTTATTGAAGCCTATCCTGCTAATTCCAATAATCTTTCTCAGTTAGAAATGGCCAGCATTGCTTCTTCTTTTCTATGTCATAAGTCTATTACCTTTGGAAAATTTCTCATCATTTGAGTTTCACACAATGTCACAAATTTGCTGAAATGTAAACCCTCTATTCTCacatttatgattaaattaattttcagagTTGTTCGGAATCATCCACCCCAACTTTGGCAAGATTAGTATTGCGGGCTGGCCAGTAgactccccctctatagctgggttcctcctgagatttcttcccattggctAGTTATTCTTGccactgtttgagggtttttctccccacttgCTCTTTgtgggttcaggcctggtttttgctctttttctgcaattctgtaaagcatctttgagaCA is a window of Anguilla rostrata isolate EN2019 chromosome 9, ASM1855537v3, whole genome shotgun sequence DNA encoding:
- the mtnr1c gene encoding melatonin receptor type 1C produces the protein MESEVNMSCIDCLSHAPNQSSLTAQSASAGVTTALASVLIFTIVVDILGNLLVILSVFRNKKLRNAGNIFVVSLSVADIVVAVYPYPLALMAIFHNDWTMGDMHCQVSGFIMGLSVIGSIFNITAIAINRYCYICHSLQYDRLYSIKNTCCYLCLTWLLTTLATVPNFFVGSLQYDPRIFSCTFAQTVSSYYTISVVVIHFLVPLSVVSFCYLRIWVLVIQVKHRVKPDNKQKIKPSDLRNFLTMFVVFVLFAVCWGPLNFIGLAVAINPAKVAPNIPEWLFVTSYFMAYFNSCLNAVIYGLLNQNFRKEYKRILLALCTPRMLFVDTSKYGTEGLKSKPSPAVTNNNLAEVNL